Proteins found in one Pectobacterium atrosepticum genomic segment:
- a CDS encoding YceI family protein yields the protein MKKTLLSLTAVSMLASAGSALAAEYKFDKEGQHAFIEFRIKHLGYSWLYGSFNDFDGTFAFDEKNPSADKVNVTINTNSVDTNHAERDKHLRSAEFLNVSKHPQATFTSTEVKKDGDDYDITGNLTLNGVTKPVKLDAKLIGQGDDPWGNYRAGFQAEGTIKLKDFNITTDLGPASQDVELIIAVEGVRQK from the coding sequence CTGAAGAAAACACTACTGAGCCTAACCGCAGTATCCATGCTTGCCTCTGCCGGTTCTGCACTGGCGGCAGAGTACAAGTTCGATAAAGAAGGCCAGCACGCGTTTATTGAATTCCGCATTAAACACCTCGGTTACAGCTGGCTTTATGGCAGCTTTAACGATTTCGACGGCACTTTTGCCTTTGATGAGAAAAACCCATCAGCGGATAAAGTGAATGTCACTATCAACACCAACAGCGTTGACACCAATCACGCTGAACGTGACAAGCACCTTCGCAGTGCAGAATTCTTAAACGTATCCAAGCATCCGCAGGCAACGTTTACCTCAACGGAAGTGAAGAAAGACGGTGATGACTACGATATTACCGGTAATCTAACCTTAAATGGCGTGACCAAGCCTGTTAAGTTGGATGCCAAGCTCATCGGTCAGGGGGATGATCCATGGGGTAACTATCGCGCAGGATTTCAGGCCGAAGGAACTATCAAGCTGAAAGATTTCAACATTACGACCGATTTGGGTCCCGCTTCACAGGATGTAGAACTGATTATTGCCGTTGAAGGCGTTCGCCAGAAATAA
- a CDS encoding NADH:flavin oxidoreductase/NADH oxidase yields the protein MSQLFSPVSLGKLELPNRIIIAPMCQYSAEDGKATAWHTMHLGNLSHSGAGLLIIEATAVSPEGRISPHDLGLWDDTTEQALASVIQSVKTYSAMPLGIQLGHAGRKASTGVPWSERAFLHPEQGGWQTIAPSAIPYNASDAAPLAMSEQHIRALVDSFVDSAKRADSLGFDLIEIHAAHGYLLHQFLSPLTNQRTDSYGGSLQNRMHLVVEIYRAVREVFPAHKAVGVRISATDGVEGGWDLEQSVQLSKALHELGCDFIHVSSGGLSPLQQIHPAPNYQVPYAQRIKQEVGITTIAVGLITEPEQAEAIVATGEADAIGLARAILFDPRWPWHAAARLGAQVSAPAQYWRSEPRYARGIFKQ from the coding sequence ATGAGTCAGCTTTTCTCCCCCGTATCTCTTGGTAAACTCGAACTGCCCAACCGAATCATCATTGCCCCAATGTGCCAATATTCGGCTGAGGATGGTAAGGCGACAGCCTGGCATACCATGCATTTAGGTAACCTGTCACATTCAGGAGCAGGACTACTCATTATCGAGGCCACAGCAGTTTCACCAGAAGGCAGGATTTCCCCGCACGATCTCGGCCTGTGGGATGACACCACCGAACAAGCCCTTGCCAGCGTGATTCAGTCTGTCAAAACCTATTCTGCCATGCCCCTTGGCATACAACTGGGACATGCTGGTCGCAAAGCCTCGACGGGCGTTCCGTGGAGCGAACGGGCATTTCTGCACCCGGAACAGGGAGGATGGCAGACTATCGCACCATCGGCGATTCCTTACAACGCCAGCGACGCTGCGCCACTGGCAATGTCAGAGCAGCACATCCGTGCGCTAGTTGATTCGTTCGTCGACTCTGCTAAGCGTGCGGACAGTCTGGGCTTTGACCTGATAGAAATTCATGCTGCTCACGGCTATTTACTGCACCAGTTCCTTTCTCCGCTGACAAATCAGCGCACAGATAGCTACGGCGGATCGCTTCAAAATCGGATGCATCTGGTCGTTGAAATTTATCGCGCGGTACGTGAAGTTTTCCCTGCACATAAAGCCGTCGGCGTACGTATTTCTGCAACAGATGGTGTTGAGGGAGGTTGGGATCTGGAGCAATCGGTGCAGCTCAGTAAAGCGTTGCACGAATTAGGCTGCGATTTCATCCATGTTTCCAGCGGCGGGCTATCACCGTTACAACAGATTCATCCCGCACCTAATTATCAGGTGCCCTATGCTCAGCGGATTAAGCAAGAAGTTGGCATCACCACCATCGCAGTGGGGCTAATAACCGAACCAGAACAGGCAGAAGCGATCGTCGCAACCGGTGAGGCAGATGCTATCGGGTTGGCCCGTGCCATACTTTTCGACCCACGCTGGCCATGGCATGCCGCCGCCCGATTGGGCGCTCAGGTATCTGCGCCCGCTCAGTACTGGCGCAGCGAGCCACGTTACGCCAGAGGTATTTTCAAGCAATAG
- a CDS encoding rhodanese-related sulfurtransferase, which produces MPVLHNRVSNEELKARMLAETEPRTTVSFYKYFTIDDPKAFRDRLYIQLEQYKVFGRIYIAAEGINAQISVPNNQFDAFKTGLFSAHPALDQIRLNIALEDDGKSFWVLRMKVRERIVADGIDDPTFNPANVGQYLKADRVNAMADDPDTVFVDMRNHYEYEVGHFQNALEVPSDTFREQLPMAVDMLDDIRDKNIVMYCTGGIRCEKASAYMLHHGFKNVYHVEGGIIEYARQAKAQGLPLKFIGKNFVFDERMGERISDDVIAHCHQCGASCDSHTNCRNEGCHLLFIQCPSCAAKYEGCCSTQCQDEMKLPLEEQRAIRSGRENGMKIFNKSKGLLQSTLHIPAPAAKDNAE; this is translated from the coding sequence ATGCCAGTGTTACATAACCGAGTTTCCAATGAGGAACTGAAGGCTCGTATGCTTGCGGAAACCGAGCCGCGTACCACAGTTTCCTTCTATAAATATTTTACGATAGACGATCCAAAAGCATTTCGCGATCGCCTATATATTCAGCTTGAGCAATATAAGGTCTTCGGGCGTATTTATATTGCAGCTGAAGGGATTAACGCCCAAATCAGCGTACCCAATAATCAGTTTGATGCCTTTAAGACGGGATTGTTCAGTGCGCATCCAGCGCTCGATCAGATTCGCTTAAATATCGCTCTGGAAGATGATGGAAAGTCGTTTTGGGTATTGCGTATGAAAGTACGTGAACGGATTGTCGCCGATGGAATTGATGATCCTACGTTTAATCCGGCGAATGTCGGGCAGTATCTGAAAGCCGATCGGGTTAATGCGATGGCCGACGATCCTGATACTGTTTTCGTCGATATGCGCAATCACTACGAATATGAAGTCGGACATTTTCAGAATGCATTGGAAGTGCCGTCGGATACTTTTCGTGAGCAGTTGCCGATGGCTGTGGATATGCTCGATGATATCCGTGATAAAAATATTGTTATGTACTGTACCGGTGGCATTCGCTGCGAGAAGGCTAGTGCCTACATGCTGCATCATGGCTTTAAAAATGTGTATCACGTCGAGGGTGGTATTATTGAATATGCGCGCCAGGCTAAAGCACAAGGGTTACCGCTGAAGTTTATCGGCAAGAATTTCGTATTTGATGAACGCATGGGAGAACGCATCTCTGATGACGTTATCGCGCATTGTCATCAGTGTGGTGCTTCGTGTGATAGTCACACTAACTGTCGTAATGAAGGTTGCCATCTTCTGTTTATCCAATGTCCGAGCTGTGCCGCAAAATACGAAGGTTGCTGTAGCACACAGTGTCAGGATGAAATGAAATTGCCGTTAGAAGAACAAAGAGCAATACGCAGCGGGCGTGAAAATGGAATGAAGATTTTCAATAAATCTAAAGGATTATTGCAGTCAACGTTACATATTCCGGCACCTGCAGCGAAAGACAACGCAGAATAA